The Maridesulfovibrio frigidus DSM 17176 genome contains a region encoding:
- a CDS encoding helix-turn-helix transcriptional regulator, whose amino-acid sequence MPTKKSNDSSGADLKILHETLPPIIARKDVQLYLGGLISSGYLANLDSQGRGPKSIKSGRRVAYLRGDLITWLESWLQG is encoded by the coding sequence ATGCCAACTAAAAAATCCAACGACTCTTCTGGTGCAGATCTCAAAATTCTGCACGAAACTCTTCCCCCTATCATTGCCCGCAAGGATGTTCAGCTTTACCTTGGTGGCCTTATTTCTAGCGGGTATCTTGCGAACCTTGATTCTCAGGGACGTGGACCTAAAAGTATAAAGAGCGGTCGGAGAGTTGCTTACCTCCGGGGTGATCTTATCACATGGCTAGAAAGCTGGTTGCAGGGGTAA